From the genome of Blautia pseudococcoides, one region includes:
- the infC gene encoding translation initiation factor IF-3, with amino-acid sequence MINEQIRDKEVRLIGANGEQLGIMSVRDAQKQAMEAGLDLVKIAPTAKPPVCKIIDYGKYRYELAQKEKEAKRKQKTIEIKEVRLSPNIEENDLNTKVNNARKFLSKGNKVKVTLRFRGREMAHMYKSKHILDEFAESVADIAVIEKAPKVEGRTMTMYLTEKR; translated from the coding sequence ATGATCAATGAACAAATCAGAGACAAAGAGGTACGTCTGATCGGGGCGAACGGAGAACAGCTTGGAATCATGTCTGTCAGAGATGCGCAGAAACAGGCAATGGAGGCAGGGCTTGATCTTGTTAAGATTGCTCCGACTGCAAAACCACCCGTTTGCAAAATTATCGATTATGGTAAGTACAGGTACGAATTAGCCCAGAAAGAAAAGGAAGCTAAGAGGAAACAGAAAACCATAGAGATTAAGGAAGTGCGTTTGTCCCCTAATATTGAGGAAAACGACCTGAACACCAAGGTCAATAATGCCAGAAAGTTCTTATCTAAGGGAAACAAAGTCAAAGTGACCTTGCGTTTCCGCGGAAGAGAGATGGCACATATGTATAAGAGTAAACACATCCTTGATGAGTTTGCAGAGTCTGTAGCTGATATCGCGGTGATCGAGAAAGCACCCAAGGTGGAAGGCCGGACAATGACCATGTATTTGACAGAAAAACGTTAA
- a CDS encoding DUF1540 domain-containing protein translates to MPLLSCTARTCIYNKDEYCSKGDILVDGTDARVADETCCRSFQERGESASNKAAADSCGCRTIDVDCRACTCTFNKEEKCHADKITITGGSACDCEETKCGSFEKR, encoded by the coding sequence ATGCCATTATTAAGCTGTACTGCAAGAACCTGTATTTATAACAAAGATGAATACTGCTCCAAAGGAGATATCCTGGTAGACGGAACCGATGCAAGAGTTGCGGACGAGACCTGCTGCCGCAGCTTTCAGGAAAGAGGAGAATCCGCGTCAAATAAAGCCGCTGCTGATAGCTGCGGATGCCGTACCATTGATGTGGACTGCCGTGCATGTACCTGTACCTTCAACAAAGAAGAGAAATGTCACGCGGACAAAATAACGATCACGGGCGGAAGTGCCTGCGACTGTGAAGAGACAAAATGCGGAAGCTTTGAAAAACGATAA
- a CDS encoding TRAP transporter small permease produces the protein MKVYKKIMDVLASAEKLILAASTLLILVLTVGNVFSRKVIHRSWSFTEELVVAVFVLITLMAAALASREGELVSLTLVTDRLPKKTKKPMVILVTVLSVVFTVILFRYGMDKVLTQLANGKRTYVLNWPEWIFWSFVPIGAVFMILHFVEYCIDFCTDFKFVKRKGEA, from the coding sequence ATGAAAGTCTACAAAAAAATCATGGATGTACTGGCTTCGGCTGAGAAGCTGATCCTGGCTGCATCCACACTGCTGATTCTGGTTCTGACTGTGGGAAATGTATTTTCCAGGAAAGTAATACACCGCTCCTGGTCATTTACGGAAGAGCTGGTCGTGGCAGTCTTTGTACTGATCACACTCATGGCAGCCGCTCTGGCCAGCCGGGAAGGAGAGCTGGTAAGCCTGACGCTGGTTACGGACAGGCTGCCGAAGAAGACAAAGAAACCCATGGTCATTCTTGTGACAGTGCTCTCTGTGGTATTTACAGTAATACTGTTTCGGTACGGTATGGACAAGGTGCTGACACAGCTTGCCAATGGAAAGAGGACCTATGTGCTGAACTGGCCGGAATGGATCTTCTGGTCTTTTGTACCTATTGGCGCAGTCTTCATGATCCTGCATTTTGTGGAATACTGTATTGATTTCTGCACGGATTTTAAATTTGTTAAGAGAAAGGGGGAGGCCTAA
- the thrS gene encoding threonine--tRNA ligase — protein MIITLKDGSKKEYDHAVSVLDIASDISEGLARMACAGEVDGQTVDLRTVVDSDCELSILTFNDEGGKAAFRHTASHIMAQAIKRLYPDAKLAIGPSVSEGFYYDIDREIPLTAEDLEKIEAEMKKIVKESLPIERFELPREEAIAFMKEKEEPYKVELIQDLPEDAVISFYKQGEFTDLCAGPHLMTTKPVKAFKLTSLAGAYWRGSEKNKMLTRIYGTAFTKKADLEEHLARIEEAKKRDHRKLGRELSLFMMRDEGPGFPFFLPKGMVLKNTLLDYWREIHTKAGYVEISTPIMLSRHLWETSGHWDHYKENMYTTVIDEQDFAIKPMNCPGGILAYQSEPRSYRDLPLRMGELGLVHRHEKSGQLHGLMRVRCFTQDDAHIFMTPEQIRDEIKGVASLIDQVYSLFGFKYHVELSTRPEDSMGSDEDWEMATEALRGALDDLGLDYVVNEGDGAFYGPKIDFHLEDSIGRTWQCGTIQLDFQLPLRFELEYIGADGEKHRPIMIHRVAFGSIERFIGILIEHFAGAFPTWLSPVQVRVLAISDKYMDYGKKVLAQLQEAGIRADMDTRAEKIGYKIREARLEKIPYMVVVGAKEEEEGLVSVRSRFLGDEGQKDLGEFITSVKKEIKSREIREVKAEGQK, from the coding sequence ATGATTATCACATTAAAAGACGGGTCAAAAAAAGAATACGATCACGCTGTGTCTGTCCTTGATATCGCTTCCGATATCAGCGAAGGCCTGGCAAGAATGGCCTGCGCAGGGGAAGTAGACGGCCAGACCGTGGATTTGAGAACAGTAGTGGACAGCGATTGTGAGCTGAGTATCCTGACTTTCAATGATGAAGGCGGCAAGGCGGCTTTCCGCCACACCGCATCCCATATTATGGCCCAGGCGATCAAACGTCTGTATCCGGATGCAAAGCTGGCGATCGGACCATCCGTCTCTGAGGGCTTCTATTATGATATTGACAGGGAAATTCCCCTGACAGCGGAAGACCTGGAAAAAATCGAGGCGGAGATGAAGAAAATTGTGAAGGAATCCCTTCCCATTGAACGCTTCGAGCTTCCGAGAGAGGAAGCCATAGCGTTTATGAAGGAAAAAGAGGAGCCTTATAAAGTGGAGCTGATCCAGGACCTGCCGGAAGATGCGGTTATCAGTTTCTATAAACAGGGAGAGTTCACAGACCTCTGTGCAGGTCCTCACCTGATGACCACAAAACCAGTAAAAGCCTTTAAACTCACAAGCCTTGCAGGTGCTTACTGGAGAGGCAGCGAGAAGAATAAAATGCTTACCAGGATCTATGGCACGGCTTTCACGAAGAAGGCAGACCTGGAGGAACACCTGGCAAGGATCGAGGAAGCGAAGAAACGTGACCACAGAAAACTGGGCAGAGAGCTGAGCCTGTTCATGATGCGCGACGAGGGACCGGGATTCCCGTTCTTCCTGCCAAAGGGCATGGTGCTGAAAAATACCTTGCTGGATTACTGGAGGGAGATCCATACAAAAGCCGGCTACGTGGAAATCTCCACTCCGATCATGTTAAGCCGCCATCTGTGGGAGACATCTGGCCACTGGGACCACTATAAAGAAAATATGTACACAACCGTTATTGATGAGCAGGATTTTGCCATCAAGCCCATGAACTGTCCGGGAGGCATCCTGGCATACCAGTCTGAGCCACGTTCTTACCGGGACCTGCCCCTGCGTATGGGGGAACTGGGACTGGTGCACCGCCATGAAAAATCAGGACAGCTCCACGGACTGATGCGTGTGCGCTGTTTCACACAGGATGATGCCCATATATTCATGACACCGGAACAGATCCGTGATGAGATCAAAGGTGTTGCCAGCCTTATAGACCAGGTTTACAGCCTGTTTGGTTTCAAATACCATGTGGAGCTGTCCACACGCCCGGAGGATTCCATGGGAAGCGATGAGGACTGGGAAATGGCTACGGAAGCCCTGCGCGGCGCTTTAGATGACCTGGGACTGGATTATGTGGTCAATGAAGGGGATGGTGCCTTCTACGGACCTAAGATTGACTTCCATCTGGAGGACTCTATCGGCAGGACCTGGCAGTGCGGAACCATTCAGCTTGACTTCCAGCTTCCCCTTCGTTTTGAATTGGAATATATTGGGGCTGACGGAGAAAAGCACCGCCCGATCATGATCCACAGGGTGGCATTTGGCTCCATTGAGCGTTTCATCGGCATTTTGATCGAGCACTTTGCAGGTGCATTTCCGACCTGGTTATCCCCGGTCCAGGTGCGTGTCCTGGCTATCTCTGACAAATATATGGATTACGGCAAAAAGGTCCTGGCACAGCTTCAGGAGGCGGGGATCCGCGCGGATATGGATACAAGAGCTGAAAAGATCGGTTACAAGATCCGCGAGGCCAGACTGGAAAAAATACCTTATATGGTAGTGGTAGGCGCCAAAGAAGAGGAGGAGGGTCTTGTGTCCGTGAGAAGCCGCTTCCTGGGCGATGAGGGGCAAAAAGATCTGGGTGAGTTTATCACTTCCGTCAAAAAGGAGATAAAAAGCAGAGAGATCCGTGAAGTAAAGGCAGAAGGGCAGAAATGA
- a CDS encoding sodium-dependent transporter codes for MEKKRGAFSNKMGFVLAAAGSAVGLGNLWRFPYLAAKYGGGIFLLVYLILAVTLGFTLMITEIAIGRKTGLSAVGAFRKLDKRFGFVGYLACIVPFIITPYYCVIGGWVIKYLITFVSGNVSAAAGDDYFTGFISQAGSPVLWFAVFVLLTSIVVIAGVEKGIEKASRILMPVLIVLTLGISIFCITRPGAAEGVKYYLLPDFSRFSATTVLAAMGQLFYSMSLAMGIMITYGSYMKKDNSLEKSVRQIEIFDTGIAFLAGLMIIPSVFVFSGGNEEALGKGPSLMFITLPKVFDNMTLGGIIGAVFFLLVLFAALTSSISLMETNVSIIRDKLGWSRKKTTITVTIYVLLLGALVSLGFGPLDFIQIIGLGLLDFFDFLSNSVLMPIVAILTCISIGFFIKPKAVYDEVELNGPFKMKKFYTIMLKWIAPICLIMILIFAVSEAMGWIKV; via the coding sequence ATGGAGAAAAAAAGAGGAGCATTTTCTAACAAGATGGGATTTGTCCTTGCCGCTGCGGGTTCCGCGGTTGGTCTTGGAAATCTCTGGCGCTTCCCGTACCTTGCAGCGAAATACGGAGGCGGTATTTTCTTACTCGTCTATCTAATTCTCGCCGTAACACTTGGGTTTACCCTGATGATAACAGAGATTGCCATAGGCAGAAAAACAGGCCTCAGCGCAGTAGGTGCTTTCAGAAAGCTGGACAAACGATTTGGCTTCGTTGGATATCTGGCCTGTATCGTTCCTTTTATCATCACCCCCTATTACTGTGTTATCGGCGGATGGGTAATCAAATACCTGATTACCTTTGTCAGCGGCAACGTATCTGCGGCTGCCGGAGATGACTATTTTACAGGTTTTATTTCTCAGGCCGGTTCACCGGTTCTGTGGTTTGCAGTTTTCGTTCTGCTGACTTCCATCGTCGTGATCGCCGGCGTGGAAAAAGGAATCGAAAAAGCCAGCAGGATTTTAATGCCGGTACTGATCGTACTTACACTGGGCATATCTATCTTCTGTATCACAAGACCTGGTGCCGCAGAAGGTGTAAAGTATTATCTGCTGCCTGATTTCAGCCGTTTCTCAGCAACCACTGTGCTGGCTGCCATGGGACAGCTGTTCTACTCTATGTCACTGGCAATGGGTATTATGATCACATACGGTTCCTATATGAAGAAGGACAACAGCCTGGAAAAATCTGTCCGTCAGATCGAGATCTTCGATACCGGAATCGCTTTTCTGGCTGGCCTTATGATCATCCCGTCCGTATTTGTATTCTCCGGCGGCAACGAGGAGGCCCTGGGCAAGGGACCATCCCTGATGTTCATCACTCTGCCAAAGGTATTTGACAATATGACACTGGGCGGCATCATTGGTGCGGTCTTCTTCCTTCTGGTCCTGTTCGCGGCACTGACATCCTCCATCTCACTGATGGAAACTAATGTGTCTATTATCCGTGACAAACTGGGCTGGAGCAGAAAGAAAACAACGATCACAGTCACCATATATGTATTGCTTCTGGGTGCACTGGTATCCCTCGGATTCGGACCTCTGGATTTCATCCAGATCATCGGACTGGGACTTCTGGATTTCTTCGACTTCCTGAGCAACAGTGTGCTGATGCCGATAGTGGCTATCCTGACTTGTATCAGCATCGGCTTCTTTATCAAGCCAAAGGCAGTGTATGACGAAGTGGAGCTGAACGGGCCTTTTAAAATGAAAAAGTTCTATACGATCATGCTTAAATGGATCGCCCCTATCTGCCTGATCATGATTCTGATTTTCGCAGTATCTGAGGCAATGGGCTGGATCAAAGTCTGA
- a CDS encoding TRAP transporter large permease subunit: protein MVSAVLFISFFIFLILNVPIAICLGLSSVCAILYSGTSLTIVATNMYSGISKFLLLAIPFFVLSGNIMAKAGISKRLIKFVNTCVGHRRGGIAIVCVIVACFFGAISGSGPATVAALGAVLIPAMVEEGGFSAPFSTAMMATSSSIAIVIPPSIAFVVYASITGVSIADMFAGGILPGILMGLALILVIMIEVRKKGIQPTTQKAGWGERLRAFGDAFWGFLMPVIILGGIYGGIFTPTEAAAVSVVYGLFVGMVIYREVKFRDLIDIFVESAKTTGGIMLIVACASLFSFVCTKFGISQAASELLGSVAHNQFIFLLIVNVIFLIAGCFIDANSAMYIFIPIMLPVCKALGYDLVAFGILATVNLAIGQVTPPVGVNLFVAISIKIKKGLEVSLQQISRAVVPMIAASVAVLLLVTYIPQISVCLPKAFAGSSYTGTSKLKDNTGSTVGDNSSEDYNEMGGYSDLGWEEQTWNFACSTTETSTWAKAGEQFGKLMEKATGGKVHVNVYAADQLTNGNQSEGIQALMNGDPVQISMHSNLIYSAFDPRFNVVSLPFIFDSVEDADARLDGEAGEKLNALLEEYGLHCMGMAENGFRQLTNSVREVKTVDDMKNLKIRVAGSNLLMECYKRWGADATNMNWSETYTALQQNTVEGQENPLPAIDAASVQEVQKYCSMWNANYDCLFFCINEELYNSLTPKQQKVVDEAGRKAVDYERHINRSGDDEIKERWTERNGVEITAYEDLDIDSFKKAAADIPQWYQEELVSEGYDEGEVKELIEAFAAKTSDAYQVEDRSDLAWEEQTWNFACSTTETSTWAEAGRKFGEMMEEATGGKIHVNVYAADQLTNGNQSEGIQALMNGDPVQISMHSNLIYSAFDPRFNVVSLPFLFDSVEDADAKLDGAAGEKMKEILEGYGVHCMGMAENGFRQLTNSVREVKSVDDMKSLKIRVAGSNLLMECYKRWGADATNMNWSETYTALQQNTVEGQENPLPAIDAASVQEVQKYCSLWNANYDCLFFGINREVYDKLTPEQQEVVDEIGQKAVRYEREINRAGDDEILNRWQTENGMDVTAYDDLDIDSFKKAVDGIDEWFIKELKSQGYDDGEDLVNAFK, encoded by the coding sequence GTGGTAAGTGCGGTTTTATTTATTTCTTTTTTTATTTTCTTGATTCTCAATGTTCCGATCGCTATCTGTCTGGGCTTGTCCTCCGTGTGTGCTATCCTGTACTCAGGCACATCCCTGACGATCGTGGCTACCAATATGTATTCCGGTATCAGCAAATTCCTGCTGCTGGCGATCCCGTTTTTTGTCTTGTCGGGAAATATCATGGCCAAGGCCGGAATCTCCAAACGTCTTATTAAGTTTGTCAATACCTGTGTGGGACACAGAAGAGGCGGCATCGCTATTGTGTGCGTTATTGTAGCCTGTTTCTTCGGCGCTATTTCCGGTTCCGGTCCGGCTACGGTGGCGGCACTGGGCGCAGTTTTAATTCCAGCTATGGTGGAGGAGGGAGGGTTCTCCGCACCGTTTTCCACGGCTATGATGGCCACGTCCAGTTCTATAGCCATAGTCATACCGCCCAGTATTGCATTTGTGGTATATGCGTCCATCACCGGTGTGTCTATTGCGGATATGTTCGCAGGGGGGATTCTGCCGGGGATCCTCATGGGCCTTGCTCTGATTCTTGTCATCATGATCGAGGTCCGCAAAAAAGGCATACAGCCGACTACCCAAAAGGCGGGCTGGGGGGAGAGGCTCCGCGCGTTTGGTGATGCGTTCTGGGGCTTCTTGATGCCGGTCATCATTCTCGGCGGTATCTACGGCGGTATATTCACGCCCACGGAGGCGGCGGCTGTCTCTGTGGTATACGGCCTTTTTGTGGGTATGGTCATTTACAGGGAAGTAAAATTCAGGGATTTGATTGACATTTTCGTGGAATCAGCCAAGACTACCGGCGGTATCATGCTTATCGTGGCTTGTGCGTCCCTGTTTTCCTTTGTCTGCACAAAGTTCGGCATCTCCCAGGCGGCATCCGAGCTGCTGGGCAGTGTGGCTCACAATCAGTTTATTTTCCTTCTGATCGTGAACGTGATTTTCCTTATTGCGGGATGCTTTATTGACGCCAATTCCGCTATGTACATATTTATTCCCATTATGCTGCCGGTCTGCAAGGCTCTGGGATATGATCTGGTAGCCTTCGGTATACTGGCAACGGTCAATCTGGCTATCGGACAGGTAACCCCGCCTGTGGGTGTCAATCTGTTTGTGGCTATCAGTATTAAGATCAAAAAAGGACTGGAAGTCAGTCTGCAGCAGATCTCCAGGGCGGTTGTTCCTATGATAGCTGCCAGTGTAGCTGTGCTGCTGCTGGTCACATACATTCCGCAGATTTCTGTGTGTCTGCCGAAAGCGTTTGCCGGAAGCTCTTATACGGGAACCTCCAAGCTGAAGGACAATACAGGCAGCACAGTGGGAGACAACAGCTCTGAAGATTACAATGAAATGGGCGGCTACAGTGACTTGGGATGGGAAGAACAGACCTGGAACTTTGCCTGTTCTACCACAGAGACAAGCACATGGGCAAAAGCCGGGGAACAGTTCGGAAAGCTGATGGAAAAAGCAACAGGCGGAAAAGTACATGTGAATGTCTACGCAGCCGACCAGCTTACCAATGGAAACCAGTCAGAGGGCATCCAGGCTTTGATGAATGGCGACCCGGTACAGATATCCATGCATTCCAATCTGATCTATTCTGCTTTTGACCCGCGGTTTAATGTGGTATCCCTGCCCTTCATCTTTGATTCTGTGGAGGATGCGGATGCCAGGCTGGACGGTGAGGCAGGAGAGAAGCTGAATGCCCTTCTGGAGGAATACGGGCTGCACTGCATGGGTATGGCAGAGAACGGTTTCCGCCAGCTCACCAACTCTGTCAGGGAAGTGAAAACCGTGGATGATATGAAAAATCTGAAGATACGTGTGGCAGGTTCCAATCTGCTGATGGAATGCTACAAGAGATGGGGCGCTGACGCCACCAATATGAACTGGTCCGAGACCTACACTGCTCTGCAGCAGAACACTGTGGAGGGCCAGGAGAATCCGCTTCCGGCAATTGATGCGGCCAGTGTGCAGGAGGTGCAGAAATACTGCTCCATGTGGAATGCCAACTATGACTGCCTGTTCTTCTGTATCAACGAGGAACTGTACAACAGTCTGACACCCAAACAGCAGAAGGTAGTGGACGAGGCAGGCAGAAAGGCGGTTGATTATGAGCGCCATATTAACCGCTCCGGCGATGATGAGATCAAAGAGCGCTGGACAGAGCGAAACGGCGTGGAGATCACAGCGTATGAGGACCTTGATATTGATTCCTTTAAAAAAGCCGCAGCGGACATTCCGCAGTGGTATCAGGAGGAACTGGTAAGTGAAGGATATGATGAAGGGGAGGTGAAAGAGCTGATCGAAGCTTTTGCCGCCAAAACATCAGACGCCTATCAGGTGGAGGACAGGAGTGACCTTGCCTGGGAAGAGCAGACCTGGAACTTTGCCTGCTCCACCACAGAGACAAGCACCTGGGCCGAGGCGGGACGCAAATTTGGTGAAATGATGGAAGAGGCCACAGGCGGCAAGATCCATGTGAATGTCTACGCAGCCGACCAGCTCACCAATGGAAACCAGTCAGAGGGCATTCAAGCCCTGATGAACGGCGACCCGGTACAGATATCCATGCACTCCAACCTGATTTATTCTGCCTTTGACCCCCGCTTCAACGTGGTGTCCCTGCCCTTTCTCTTCGATTCTGTGGAGGATGCGGATGCCAAGCTGGACGGGGCAGCCGGTGAGAAGATGAAGGAAATCCTGGAGGGGTACGGTGTACATTGTATGGGCATGGCGGAGAACGGTTTCCGCCAGCTCACCAATTCTGTCAGGGAAGTAAAATCTGTGGATGATATGAAGAGCCTGAAAATCCGTGTGGCAGGTTCCAACCTGCTGATGGAGTGCTACAAGCGGTGGGGGGCTGACGCCACCAATATGAACTGGTCTGAGACTTACACAGCCCTGCAGCAGAACACGGTGGAGGGACAGGAAAATCCCCTTCCGGCCATCGACGCAGCCAGTGTCCAGGAGGTGCAGAAATACTGTTCCCTTTGGAACGCCAACTATGACTGCCTGTTCTTTGGCATCAACCGGGAAGTCTATGACAAACTGACTCCCGAGCAGCAGGAGGTTGTGGACGAGATCGGACAGAAGGCTGTCCGGTATGAGCGTGAGATCAACCGTGCCGGGGATGATGAGATCCTGAACCGCTGGCAGACAGAAAACGGTATGGATGTGACTGCTTATGATGATCTGGATATTGATTCCTTCAAAAAAGCAGTTGACGGGATTGATGAATGGTTTATCAAAGAACTGAAATCACAGGGATATGATGACGGCGAAGATTTAGTCAATGCTTTTAAATAA
- the rpmI gene encoding 50S ribosomal protein L35, whose protein sequence is MPKMKTTKAAAKRFKKTGTGLLKRNKAYKNHILTKKSQKRKRNLRKAAITDASNVKAIKKILPYI, encoded by the coding sequence ATGCCAAAAATGAAAACAACGAAAGCTGCTGCTAAGCGCTTCAAAAAAACAGGTACAGGATTATTAAAGAGAAACAAAGCCTATAAGAACCATATCTTAACAAAGAAATCTCAGAAGAGAAAGAGAAACCTGAGAAAAGCAGCTATCACAGATGCAAGCAATGTAAAAGCGATCAAGAAAATTTTACCATACATCTAA
- the rplT gene encoding 50S ribosomal protein L20 encodes MARIKGGLNAKKKHNRVLKLAKGYRGARSKQYRVAKQSVMRALASSYAGRKQKKRQFRQLWIARINAAARMNGLSYSKFMYGLKLANIDLNRKVLADMAINDAEGFATLAELAKSKIA; translated from the coding sequence ATGGCAAGAATTAAAGGCGGATTAAACGCTAAGAAAAAACACAATAGAGTATTAAAGCTGGCGAAAGGCTACAGAGGAGCACGTTCCAAACAGTACAGAGTTGCAAAACAGTCTGTTATGAGAGCACTGGCTAGCTCCTATGCAGGAAGAAAGCAGAAAAAACGTCAGTTCAGACAGTTATGGATCGCACGTATCAACGCTGCAGCAAGAATGAATGGTCTGTCCTACAGCAAATTCATGTACGGCTTAAAGCTGGCTAACATTGACCTGAACAGAAAAGTTCTGGCTGATATGGCTATCAACGATGCAGAAGGCTTTGCAACACTGGCAGAGCTGGCTAAATCCAAAATCGCCTAA